In a single window of the Melioribacteraceae bacterium genome:
- a CDS encoding GNAT family N-acetyltransferase, with the protein MNFSIRPYQKSDYAKLYEICLRTGDSGKDASGIYTDPLLLGHIYVAPYVIFHPELAFIITNNNIPIGYIVGTSDSTQFYQTTEQKWFPPLREKYPFPKESDSSADARIIRLIHKGHPPKAELLDYPAHLHIDILPEGQGHGLGKKLIHIFAEKLIELGVKALHLEVGKKNKNAQLFYEKVGFNIIKEFEYSIAYGMQLTRGK; encoded by the coding sequence ATGAATTTCTCAATTAGACCCTATCAGAAATCTGATTACGCAAAGTTATATGAAATTTGTCTGAGAACCGGCGATAGTGGAAAAGATGCCTCCGGTATTTACACTGATCCACTTTTACTTGGGCATATTTATGTTGCCCCCTATGTTATATTTCATCCTGAGCTGGCTTTTATTATTACAAATAATAATATTCCAATTGGGTACATCGTTGGCACTTCAGATTCTACGCAATTTTACCAAACCACCGAGCAGAAGTGGTTTCCTCCGTTAAGGGAAAAATATCCATTCCCCAAGGAGAGTGATAGTAGTGCCGACGCAAGAATTATTAGGTTGATTCATAAAGGTCATCCTCCTAAAGCTGAACTTTTGGATTACCCGGCTCATCTCCATATCGATATTTTACCTGAGGGACAAGGGCATGGATTAGGTAAGAAATTAATTCATATTTTTGCTGAGAAGTTAATTGAGCTGGGAGTAAAAGCGCTTCATTTGGAAGTTGGCAAAAAAAATAAGAATGCTCAATTATTCTATGAAAAAGTTGGATTTAATATTATTAAAGAATTTGAATATTCAATAGCGTATGGAATGCAATTAACAAGAGGAAAATAA
- a CDS encoding serine hydrolase: MKNIIFSLFLFTVFTSGVLYSQNNLIEKLLFENQKQFENVLKNIDTFEVQIIYTQIDRDENNFPAFTTHKYRVNPRNYFYPASTVKLPAAILSLEKLNNLNIVGLNKYTPLKVDSASERQKAVTVDSSSESGLPSIAHYIKKVFLVSDNDAYNRLYEFLGQSAINENLHNKGYSDVKILHRFQGGLTSEDNRITNPFTFYENDRVIYRQEEARNTNTYNIELDGLSKGIGYLNSADEIVYKPFDFSARNYISLESLHEILKAVIFPESITRERRFNLTDDDYNFLYKYMSMLPKESKYPSYDTSYYDSYVKYYMFGNSKAPMPESIRIFNKVGLAYGYLTDIAYVVDFERKIEFMLSSVIHVNKNKIYNDGIYEYDEIGLPFFAELGKIIYNYELERVRKFPPNLSKFKFNYNYN; encoded by the coding sequence ATGAAGAATATAATATTTTCACTTTTTCTTTTTACTGTATTCACTTCGGGAGTCCTTTATTCTCAAAACAATTTAATTGAGAAATTACTTTTTGAGAATCAGAAACAATTTGAGAATGTTTTAAAAAATATTGACACATTCGAAGTACAAATTATTTATACGCAGATAGATAGAGATGAAAATAACTTTCCCGCTTTCACTACTCATAAATATAGAGTAAATCCCCGCAACTACTTCTACCCCGCCAGCACGGTAAAGCTGCCGGCGGCAATTCTGTCGTTGGAAAAATTAAATAACCTAAACATAGTTGGACTGAATAAATATACTCCCTTAAAAGTTGATAGCGCGAGTGAAAGACAAAAAGCGGTAACTGTTGATTCATCTTCTGAATCGGGGCTCCCATCAATCGCTCATTACATTAAGAAAGTTTTTTTGGTAAGTGATAATGACGCATATAATCGGCTATATGAGTTTTTAGGACAATCGGCCATAAATGAGAATCTTCATAATAAAGGTTATAGTGATGTAAAAATCCTTCACCGGTTTCAAGGCGGCTTAACTTCCGAGGATAATAGAATTACAAATCCTTTCACTTTTTATGAGAATGATAGAGTGATCTATAGACAAGAAGAGGCGCGGAACACAAATACTTACAATATTGAACTCGATGGATTATCAAAAGGTATAGGATACTTAAATTCAGCTGATGAAATTGTATATAAACCTTTCGATTTTTCTGCACGCAACTACATCTCGCTTGAATCTTTGCATGAAATTTTAAAAGCGGTAATCTTTCCGGAATCAATTACTCGCGAGAGGCGATTCAATTTAACAGATGACGATTATAATTTTTTATATAAATATATGTCAATGTTACCCAAAGAAAGTAAGTATCCCAGCTACGATACATCTTATTATGATAGTTATGTTAAATATTACATGTTTGGAAACTCAAAAGCTCCAATGCCCGAGAGTATAAGGATTTTCAATAAAGTTGGATTGGCATACGGCTACCTAACCGATATCGCCTACGTTGTCGATTTCGAAAGAAAAATTGAGTTTATGCTATCATCCGTAATTCATGTAAATAAAAATAAAATTTACAATGATGGGATTTACGAATACGATGAAATAGGATTACCTTTCTTTGCTGAACTCGGTAAAATTATTTACAATTACGAATTAGAAAGAGTTAGAAAATTTCCGCCTAATCTCTCAAAGTTCAAATTTAATTACAACTATAATTAG
- the murQ gene encoding N-acetylmuramic acid 6-phosphate etherase, with protein MTKSKKLFDEISALATEQRNKNSMNIDNESIAGILKIINNEDKTIPLAVENELPYIEKAVEHIVHALKNGGRLLYFGAGTSGRLGVVDASECPPTFGTPFGLIEGYIAGGKEAMFRAQEGAEDFEENGAGDVVKAEVTDKDVVCGIAASRRTPYVIGAIKKAHELGAKTLYVTCTPRSTFNIDNVDVAICVDVGPEVIMGSTRMKSGTAQKLVLNMLTTASMVRMGKVYENMMIDLQMTNKKLVERSKKIIMTITGVDYESAEDYLIKSKGHVKTALVMILANVNYEEAQLRLQRADGFVRKAILDN; from the coding sequence ATGACAAAAAGTAAAAAACTGTTTGATGAAATAAGCGCTCTAGCTACAGAACAAAGAAATAAAAATTCGATGAATATCGATAATGAAAGCATTGCCGGTATTTTAAAGATCATAAATAATGAAGATAAGACAATTCCATTGGCGGTTGAAAATGAACTGCCATATATTGAAAAAGCTGTTGAACATATAGTTCATGCATTAAAGAATGGAGGTCGTCTTCTTTATTTTGGAGCAGGCACAAGTGGAAGATTGGGAGTTGTTGACGCCTCTGAATGTCCCCCGACTTTCGGAACGCCATTTGGATTAATTGAAGGATATATTGCCGGCGGAAAAGAAGCTATGTTTCGCGCGCAAGAAGGAGCCGAGGATTTTGAAGAGAATGGAGCCGGTGATGTGGTAAAAGCTGAGGTGACAGATAAAGATGTAGTCTGTGGTATCGCCGCGAGCCGCCGAACTCCTTATGTAATTGGAGCCATAAAGAAGGCGCATGAACTGGGCGCAAAAACATTGTATGTTACTTGCACTCCCCGCTCTACTTTTAATATTGATAATGTTGATGTGGCAATTTGTGTTGATGTGGGTCCCGAGGTTATTATGGGTTCAACAAGAATGAAAAGTGGAACGGCTCAAAAATTAGTTTTAAATATGCTCACTACAGCTTCGATGGTTAGAATGGGAAAAGTTTATGAGAATATGATGATTGATCTGCAGATGACGAATAAAAAACTGGTAGAACGATCAAAAAAAATTATTATGACAATTACCGGCGTTGATTATGAGAGCGCAGAGGATTATTTGATAAAATCGAAGGGTCATGTAAAAACAGCATTGGTTATGATTCTTGCTAATGTTAATTATGAAGAAGCGCAGCTGCGGCTTCAAAGAGCAGATGGCTTTGTAAGAAAAGCAATTTTGGATAATTAA
- a CDS encoding C40 family peptidase has product MIKIVMFFLFFLLCIPVMAQEDKMNSVNKIIDDVKNEFAPDKRVAIFQIEAKTDSGKVIFSGETNLVSAKEKLTTLINSLQIEYVDNIALLPTADLEDKIYGLVNLSVANIRTQPDHPEELSTQALLGTPVKILKKDSGFFLVQTPDEYISWVDDAGITPISKLQYSEWVNSQKIIYLKEYGFSYSSADNASDRVSDLTAGNILVKLGEENNFIKVKYPDDRIAFIEKEYCKNYNDWLSETKPSGSDIIASAKKFMGIPYLWGGTSAKGMDCSGFTKTVYYLNGIVLARDASQQVNTGILIDTENGFDNLIAGDLLFFGSRATEVKKERVTHVAIYIGNYEFIHAAGRVKINSFDKNSDNFSNYRLNGFIRAKRILGSVDNAGVTSLLKNKYYNGEL; this is encoded by the coding sequence ATGATTAAAATTGTAATGTTTTTTTTATTCTTTTTACTTTGCATTCCAGTAATGGCTCAGGAAGATAAAATGAATTCTGTAAACAAAATAATCGATGATGTAAAAAATGAGTTTGCTCCAGATAAGAGAGTAGCTATCTTTCAGATTGAAGCAAAGACCGATTCCGGGAAAGTTATTTTTAGCGGGGAGACAAATTTGGTTTCGGCAAAGGAAAAACTAACTACTTTAATCAATTCACTTCAGATTGAATACGTTGATAATATTGCTTTGCTTCCAACTGCCGATTTAGAAGATAAGATTTACGGTCTAGTAAATTTATCAGTTGCTAATATCAGAACTCAGCCGGATCATCCCGAAGAATTATCAACTCAAGCATTATTGGGAACGCCGGTCAAAATTTTGAAGAAAGATTCAGGCTTCTTTCTTGTACAAACACCTGATGAGTATATTTCATGGGTTGATGATGCTGGTATTACGCCTATTTCTAAATTGCAATACTCCGAATGGGTTAATTCTCAAAAGATTATTTACTTGAAAGAATATGGATTTTCATATTCATCAGCCGATAATGCTTCAGATCGGGTTTCTGATTTAACCGCAGGAAACATACTTGTTAAACTTGGCGAAGAAAATAATTTTATTAAAGTTAAATATCCTGATGATCGAATTGCGTTCATCGAAAAAGAATATTGTAAAAATTATAATGATTGGCTATCAGAGACTAAACCAAGCGGCTCAGACATTATTGCATCCGCGAAAAAGTTTATGGGAATTCCCTATTTATGGGGTGGTACTTCAGCGAAAGGAATGGACTGCAGCGGATTTACCAAAACCGTTTATTACTTAAATGGGATAGTGCTCGCACGAGACGCATCCCAACAGGTTAATACCGGTATTCTAATTGATACTGAAAACGGATTTGATAATTTAATTGCGGGTGATCTGCTTTTTTTTGGTAGTCGTGCAACTGAAGTAAAAAAGGAAAGAGTAACCCATGTTGCAATTTATATTGGGAACTATGAGTTTATTCATGCGGCAGGTAGAGTTAAGATAAATTCTTTTGATAAAAATTCCGATAATTTCAGCAATTACAGGTTGAATGGATTTATTCGAGCCAAAAGAATACTTGGATCTGTTGATAACGCCGGGGTAACTTCACTACTCAAAAATAAATATTATAACGGAGAACTTTAA
- a CDS encoding PD40 domain-containing protein encodes MRKVILILFLMTMPVISQKVTVIKNNPVTNLTEGKFYYPQVNPDGKSIIFSSENRKGLWLKNINDGNTLLITDALGAGYEPGFSSNNELIFRHDRFNNGRRISSLVSYNIISRRSSYIENGIRDLRICKNENGLVFSFLKDSNLPVVVNKNVLQKSNYSLITAYAQNNSLIVTDGRVKKTIQPFGVGHYLWPSISPNRNLLLFTFAGKGAYITDLNGAIIKKLGYANYPSFSPDGNWVLFMKDIDDGVEVISSNIHIVNIKSGKYFNLTVDQDHIAMYPRWGITPSEIYYNTYDGEIRKIELKIE; translated from the coding sequence ATGAGAAAAGTAATCTTGATTTTATTTTTGATGACGATGCCGGTAATTTCTCAAAAAGTTACAGTAATAAAGAACAATCCGGTTACAAATTTAACCGAAGGAAAATTTTACTATCCACAAGTTAACCCGGATGGAAAGAGCATTATTTTCTCATCAGAGAATAGAAAAGGGCTTTGGCTCAAAAATATAAATGACGGGAATACTCTACTAATCACGGATGCATTGGGAGCAGGATACGAACCCGGTTTTTCCTCGAACAATGAATTGATTTTTAGACATGACAGATTTAATAATGGAAGAAGAATCTCCTCGCTAGTTTCATACAATATTATTTCAAGAAGATCCTCATATATAGAAAACGGTATTCGCGATTTAAGGATTTGTAAAAATGAGAATGGACTGGTTTTCAGTTTTCTAAAGGATTCCAATTTACCGGTTGTGGTAAATAAAAACGTTCTTCAAAAAAGTAATTATTCATTAATAACTGCCTATGCTCAAAACAATAGTCTAATTGTAACGGATGGAAGAGTTAAAAAAACAATTCAGCCATTTGGAGTCGGGCATTATTTATGGCCCTCAATTTCTCCAAATAGAAATTTGCTACTTTTTACTTTTGCCGGAAAAGGTGCATACATCACTGACTTGAATGGCGCAATAATTAAAAAATTAGGATATGCAAATTATCCCTCATTTTCTCCCGATGGAAATTGGGTTTTGTTTATGAAAGATATTGATGATGGTGTGGAAGTGATATCCTCAAACATACATATCGTTAATATTAAGAGCGGTAAATATTTTAATTTGACGGTGGATCAAGATCATATTGCAATGTACCCAAGATGGGGAATTACTCCCTCGGAGATTTATTACAATACTTACGATGGTGAAATAAGAAAAATTGAACTTAAGATTGAATAA
- a CDS encoding dipeptide epimerase, protein MKGNRRNFLINSGLISGALLTSGISSNNFAKSFYINKKNSKMKLTFKPYTLNLKHVFTLATSSRTTTPVVLTQIEYDGLVGYGEASMPPYLGESHESVSKFLAKVDLSQFNDPFEMESILDYLDKVDALNPAAKAAVDIALHDLTGKILGKPWHKIWGLDKLKTPYTSFTIGIDTNEVVKQKVKEAEEYKILKVKLGRETDKEMIETIRSVTDKPIVVDVNQGWKDKYLALDMINWLNERNVKMVEQPMPKEMIDENAWLTEKSPLPTFGDESVQRIPDVIKAYGVYSGINIKLMKCTGLREAHKMITLAKSLNMKVMLGCMTETSCAISAVSQLSPEAEWADIDGNLLISNDPFEGIKIIDGKVTLNDEPGIGISKMIAH, encoded by the coding sequence ATGAAAGGGAACCGAAGAAATTTTTTAATCAACTCAGGATTGATTAGCGGAGCTTTATTGACAAGCGGGATCAGCTCAAATAATTTCGCAAAAAGTTTTTATATCAATAAAAAGAATTCTAAAATGAAACTAACTTTCAAACCTTACACACTCAACTTAAAACATGTATTTACATTGGCTACCAGTTCAAGAACTACTACTCCCGTTGTATTAACTCAAATTGAGTATGACGGACTTGTAGGTTATGGTGAAGCTTCAATGCCCCCATACTTAGGTGAATCGCACGAATCCGTATCAAAATTTTTGGCGAAGGTTGACCTTTCTCAATTTAACGATCCATTCGAGATGGAATCAATTCTTGATTATCTTGATAAAGTTGATGCTTTAAATCCAGCCGCCAAAGCCGCGGTTGATATCGCTCTTCATGATTTAACAGGTAAAATTTTAGGTAAGCCGTGGCATAAAATCTGGGGACTCGATAAATTAAAAACTCCCTACACATCATTTACAATTGGGATTGATACCAATGAAGTTGTAAAGCAAAAAGTAAAAGAAGCAGAAGAATATAAAATCTTGAAAGTGAAACTTGGACGTGAAACAGATAAGGAAATGATTGAGACAATCCGTTCTGTTACCGATAAACCAATTGTGGTTGATGTTAACCAGGGGTGGAAGGATAAATATTTAGCTCTCGATATGATTAACTGGCTGAATGAAAGAAACGTAAAAATGGTGGAACAGCCAATGCCTAAAGAAATGATTGATGAAAATGCCTGGCTTACTGAAAAGAGTCCTCTCCCAACCTTTGGTGATGAATCGGTGCAAAGAATCCCCGATGTAATAAAAGCTTATGGAGTTTATTCGGGAATAAATATTAAGCTTATGAAATGTACCGGATTAAGAGAAGCCCATAAAATGATTACACTCGCCAAATCTCTCAACATGAAAGTTATGCTTGGTTGTATGACCGAAACATCATGCGCAATATCTGCTGTGTCTCAATTATCGCCGGAAGCTGAATGGGCTGATATTGATGGAAACTTACTTATCAGCAATGATCCATTTGAAGGTATTAAAATAATAGATGGTAAAGTAACATTAAACGATGAACCGGGAATTGGCATCTCAAAAATGATAGCACATTAA
- a CDS encoding Ig-like domain-containing protein: MKKQFIYASLIVTLFLGTTIFSQSLSGLKICINPGHGGYDSNDRQIPLGNNIYFWESEGNLAKGLHLRDILESLGATVIMSRTQNRTEDDLGLSQIAEIANSNNVDYFHSIHSNAFNAASNYTLILFHGYDNAPTYPQSKVMGAILANKIRSVNRTTAEHNRGDFNFYGNTSGLGVLRPLALPGTLSEGSFHDYTPETWRLKNNSYLKHEAWAIARSFLQYFNAGEFQHGIVAGILRDELEKVPTSYNPIGNDIYKPLNTIKVKLEPGNKIYTGDSFNNGYFFFDEVLPGNYSLIYEVEKMKPDTIPITVSANTSSFFDKLMVLNPILDPPSVLSYSPADSINEVSNISKIIIDFDIRMNPTETQKALTITPEVAGGFIWENDFKRMIFSPTKSYTPGTKYTVKLNSQAKTHFGIYLPQEKSFSFTTRSKLKLISTYPSSGAENISSTVLIRIQFDKGIDGLTLSGKIAFMDSGGNSVSLSVNQAKYASGIIEFEPRAALVNNSTYKVIVREGIGDVENVKYLQTDTIKFTVESNTTFTGQILEGFETDNIWSSPLLSPNTKGVVSSKTNFVLLSQKKISGSNSGRLEYAFSGKDGNVELGLQNPITIGETSTGEFGIWVFGDDSKNLLQYRFGRGNSAEELVFVDTINWTGWRMKKILLNSIPGIGIVRIKSINISQTENGSLEGRLFFDDCLTNIVTGIEYVETIPDEYRLEQNYPNPFNPSTNIRYTIPSSGLQGGSVRVILKVFDLLGAEVATLVDEDKSPGNYQYEFIAKNLASGIYIYRIHAGKFLMSKKFMLLK, translated from the coding sequence ATGAAAAAACAATTTATATATGCCTCCTTAATCGTTACACTTTTTTTGGGAACCACAATATTCTCACAGTCTCTTTCTGGACTCAAAATTTGCATTAATCCCGGGCATGGCGGTTATGATTCAAACGATAGGCAAATCCCGCTTGGGAATAATATCTATTTCTGGGAATCGGAGGGGAATCTGGCAAAGGGACTTCACTTGAGAGATATTCTCGAATCACTAGGCGCTACTGTTATAATGTCGAGAACTCAAAACAGAACAGAGGATGATCTTGGTCTTTCACAGATTGCCGAGATCGCTAATTCGAATAATGTGGATTATTTTCACTCAATACACAGCAACGCATTTAACGCGGCGAGCAATTATACATTAATACTTTTTCATGGATATGATAATGCTCCAACCTACCCTCAATCAAAAGTAATGGGGGCGATACTTGCAAATAAAATTAGATCGGTTAATAGAACAACAGCCGAACATAATCGAGGAGATTTTAATTTTTATGGTAATACATCGGGGCTTGGAGTTTTAAGACCATTGGCTCTGCCGGGCACTTTATCCGAAGGCTCATTTCACGATTACACACCGGAAACATGGCGGCTTAAAAATAATAGTTACTTAAAGCATGAAGCGTGGGCAATCGCGAGATCATTTTTACAATATTTTAACGCGGGTGAATTCCAGCATGGAATTGTCGCCGGAATTTTAAGAGACGAATTGGAAAAAGTACCGACTAGCTATAACCCAATAGGGAACGACATTTATAAACCGCTAAATACAATTAAAGTTAAACTGGAACCGGGAAATAAAATTTATACCGGTGATAGTTTTAACAATGGTTACTTCTTCTTTGATGAAGTTCTTCCCGGTAACTATAGTTTGATTTATGAAGTTGAAAAAATGAAACCCGATACCATTCCAATTACAGTCTCAGCTAATACTTCAAGTTTTTTTGATAAGCTGATGGTGCTAAATCCAATTCTTGATCCTCCCTCAGTTCTGAGTTACTCACCTGCAGATAGTATTAATGAAGTAAGTAACATTTCAAAAATAATTATTGATTTTGACATTCGGATGAATCCGACTGAAACGCAAAAAGCGTTAACTATTACTCCCGAAGTTGCCGGTGGATTTATCTGGGAAAATGATTTCAAGCGGATGATCTTCTCTCCAACAAAAAGCTATACTCCAGGGACAAAATATACTGTTAAATTAAATTCGCAGGCAAAAACTCATTTTGGCATTTATCTCCCTCAAGAAAAATCATTTTCATTTACAACACGTTCGAAACTAAAATTAATATCAACCTATCCCAGTTCCGGAGCTGAGAATATAAGCTCAACAGTGCTAATTAGAATTCAATTTGATAAGGGCATTGATGGACTAACTTTAAGCGGTAAAATTGCCTTTATGGATAGTGGTGGTAATTCAGTTTCATTATCCGTTAATCAAGCAAAATACGCGAGTGGAATAATTGAGTTTGAGCCAAGAGCGGCGCTCGTAAATAATTCTACTTATAAAGTGATTGTTAGAGAGGGAATTGGTGATGTTGAGAATGTAAAATATTTGCAAACCGATACAATTAAATTTACTGTGGAGAGCAATACTACTTTTACCGGACAAATTTTGGAGGGTTTTGAAACTGATAATATTTGGAGCTCACCATTATTATCGCCAAATACAAAAGGTGTCGTGAGTAGTAAAACTAATTTTGTACTATTGAGTCAGAAAAAAATTAGCGGGAGTAATTCGGGCCGACTCGAGTATGCGTTCTCGGGTAAGGATGGCAATGTGGAATTGGGTTTGCAGAACCCGATTACAATCGGTGAAACCTCTACCGGTGAATTTGGTATTTGGGTGTTTGGTGATGACAGCAAAAATTTACTTCAGTATAGATTTGGAAGAGGAAACTCTGCTGAGGAGTTGGTTTTTGTTGATACAATAAATTGGACCGGCTGGAGAATGAAAAAAATATTATTGAATTCAATACCGGGAATTGGAATAGTTCGAATAAAAAGTATAAATATTTCCCAAACTGAAAATGGCAGTTTGGAAGGAAGATTATTCTTTGATGACTGTCTTACAAATATTGTTACCGGCATTGAATATGTGGAGACAATTCCTGATGAATACCGACTGGAGCAGAATTATCCAAATCCATTTAATCCCTCAACAAATATTAGATATACAATTCCTTCTTCGGGATTACAGGGCGGCTCAGTTCGTGTTATTCTCAAAGTATTTGATTTGCTCGGCGCTGAAGTCGCAACATTGGTTGATGAGGATAAATCACCCGGCAATTACCAATATGAGTTTATTGCGAAAAATTTAGCAAGCGGTATTTATATTTATAGAATACATGCCGGTAAATTTTTGATGAGTAAAAAGTTCATGCTTCTGAAATAA
- a CDS encoding glucosamine-6-phosphate deaminase, with amino-acid sequence MFPTSNVEKHYLELSGKEYIYKPVEKIPIIQVESFPELGKLTALRFIEWVLENPDGVISLPTGKTPEHFIKWVAKIIKEWDSKPIQTMLNEVGIKESKRPTLENLRFVQIDEFYPIDSGQHNSFYYYIQNFYFRFWGLNKSNALLMNINEIPTAENLSLNEIFPDQKVDLSLRTRWASSRLERLQKETIELVDEYCSNYERQIRAMGGIGFFLGGIGPDGHIGFNVQGSDHFSTTRLINTNYETQAAAATDLGGIEVARNRLVITIGLETITYNPNATAIIIAAGEAKANIVRDSIQNSISNKYPATALQKLDNSRFYLTNGAALRLSERRYVEVEGEAKVSQQSVERAVINLVVDKSKTLTNLTKDDFKESKIASLVLAKTGKGNSEVTAEIGKNIIHRLDKGMQVIENETILHTAPHHDDIELAYLPYITHLVRTPKNRHHFSYMTSGFTAVTNSFMLNLMENLLSFLNTGLLNKKFKEHYFDRGNVDGKNRDVMHYLDGVAGHSRTLQNEGLARRLLRNIMEVYEEENLVYLKDRVGELINYFRTQYPGKKDIAHVQKLKGMQREFESEIFWGYYGFSVEDVSHLRLGFYQGDIFTEIPEMGRDVMPIFEQMKKIEPTIVTVAFDPEGSGPDTHYKVMQAISEALQLYEKHSGNSNIKVWGYRNVWYRFHPAEANIYVPVSLNSFAILENQFLKSFGSQKGASFPSWEYDGPFNRLVQRTQVEQYNVIRECLGKDFFLKHPHPRVRAAKGMLFLRELTLEEFYKHTRELKKVTE; translated from the coding sequence ATGTTTCCTACCTCGAATGTTGAGAAGCACTATCTCGAGCTTTCCGGTAAAGAGTACATTTATAAACCGGTTGAGAAAATTCCAATCATACAGGTTGAGAGTTTTCCTGAATTGGGAAAATTGACAGCTCTCAGATTTATTGAGTGGGTATTAGAAAATCCTGATGGTGTTATTTCACTTCCTACTGGTAAAACTCCCGAACACTTTATTAAGTGGGTTGCTAAAATTATTAAAGAGTGGGACTCCAAACCAATTCAAACAATGCTTAATGAAGTAGGAATAAAAGAATCAAAAAGACCTACATTGGAGAATCTCAGATTTGTTCAGATTGATGAATTTTATCCAATAGATAGCGGGCAGCATAACAGTTTTTATTACTACATCCAAAATTTCTATTTCCGTTTTTGGGGATTAAATAAGAGCAATGCGTTATTAATGAACATTAATGAAATACCAACTGCCGAAAATTTATCACTTAATGAAATTTTTCCCGATCAGAAAGTTGACCTTTCATTGCGGACCAGATGGGCGAGTTCAAGATTGGAAAGATTGCAGAAGGAAACCATTGAATTGGTGGATGAGTACTGCTCCAATTATGAAAGACAAATTAGAGCGATGGGGGGAATCGGATTCTTCCTTGGCGGCATTGGTCCCGATGGACATATTGGTTTTAATGTTCAGGGTAGCGATCATTTTTCTACTACCCGATTAATTAATACTAATTATGAAACTCAGGCCGCGGCGGCAACAGATCTCGGCGGAATTGAAGTAGCCCGCAATAGATTAGTAATAACTATCGGACTTGAAACAATTACATATAATCCGAATGCCACAGCAATAATTATTGCAGCTGGTGAGGCAAAAGCAAATATTGTTAGAGATTCTATTCAAAATTCTATTTCTAATAAATATCCAGCTACCGCATTGCAAAAGTTAGATAACTCCCGTTTTTATTTAACTAATGGAGCCGCACTGAGATTAAGTGAGAGGAGATATGTTGAAGTTGAAGGGGAAGCGAAAGTATCTCAACAATCAGTTGAGCGCGCTGTAATTAATCTTGTAGTTGATAAATCAAAGACTCTCACAAATCTCACAAAAGATGATTTTAAAGAGAGTAAGATTGCCAGTTTGGTTCTAGCAAAAACTGGAAAAGGAAATAGTGAGGTTACAGCTGAGATAGGGAAAAATATTATTCATCGTTTGGACAAGGGAATGCAGGTAATTGAAAATGAAACCATTTTGCATACCGCGCCTCATCATGATGATATTGAATTGGCATATCTACCTTACATTACTCATTTAGTGCGTACACCTAAAAACAGACATCACTTTTCTTATATGACTAGCGGATTTACAGCTGTTACAAACTCTTTTATGCTCAACTTGATGGAAAATTTATTGAGCTTTCTAAATACCGGTCTTTTAAACAAAAAATTTAAGGAACATTATTTTGATAGGGGAAATGTTGACGGTAAGAATAGAGACGTGATGCATTATCTCGATGGAGTTGCCGGGCATTCCCGCACTTTGCAGAATGAAGGTTTAGCAAGAAGATTGCTCCGTAATATTATGGAAGTTTATGAAGAGGAAAATTTAGTTTATCTTAAAGACAGAGTGGGCGAATTAATCAATTATTTTAGAACTCAATATCCAGGTAAAAAAGATATTGCTCATGTTCAAAAACTTAAAGGTATGCAGAGAGAATTTGAAAGTGAGATATTCTGGGGATACTATGGTTTTAGTGTTGAAGATGTATCGCATCTTCGCTTAGGTTTTTATCAAGGGGATATTTTTACCGAGATACCGGAAATGGGAAGAGATGTAATGCCGATTTTTGAGCAGATGAAAAAGATAGAGCCGACAATTGTTACAGTAGCATTCGACCCTGAAGGAAGCGGTCCCGATACTCATTATAAAGTAATGCAGGCAATCTCAGAAGCTCTCCAACTTTATGAAAAACATTCGGGTAATTCGAATATTAAAGTATGGGGTTATAGAAATGTTTGGTACCGTTTCCATCCTGCTGAAGCAAATATTTATGTGCCGGTAAGCTTAAATTCATTTGCGATATTAGAAAACCAATTCCTTAAAAGTTTCGGTTCACAGAAGGGGGCAAGTTTCCCAAGCTGGGAATATGATGGGCCGTTCAATAGACTTGTACAACGCACTCAAGTTGAACAGTACAATGTAATCAGAGAATGTTTAGGTAAGGATTTCTTTTTAAAGCATCCCCATCCAAGAGTAAGAGCCGCAAAAGGGATGTTGTTCTTGAGAGAATTAACCCTCGAGGAGTTCTATAAACATACAAGAGAGTTGAAGAAGGTTACTGAATAA